Proteins encoded together in one Lathyrus oleraceus cultivar Zhongwan6 chromosome 5, CAAS_Psat_ZW6_1.0, whole genome shotgun sequence window:
- the LOC127082731 gene encoding magnesium dechelatase SGRL, chloroplastic, protein MASLCHNAFSFSPTKLFPIMLKPSFRCSSITTNSTPSYNSIVFETVRLLGPPTKFEASKLKVVLLEDQINRYASIIPRTYILSHCDLTANLTLAVSNVIKLEQLRGWYQKDDVVAEWKKVKNEMCLHVHCFVSGPNSFLDLAAEFRYHIFSKEMPLVLKAIQCGDSELFHEHPELLDSIVRVYFHSSSKIYNRMECWGPLRDAMEGKRGDQLQGLINRDRPPEEWRSPMSTFQALFAILLSNVLLVTWLICLYPDSFLS, encoded by the exons ATGGCATCATTATGTCATAATGCCTTTTCATTTTCACCTACAAAACTTTTCCCTATCATGTTAAAGCCATCTTTCAGATGCTCCTCCATTACTACTAATTCCACACCTTCCTACAATTCCATTGTTTTTGAG ACTGTTAGGCTATTGGGTCCTCCAACAAAATTTGAAGCTTCAAAGCTGAAGGTTGTTCTATTGGAAGATCAGATTAACAGATATGCAAGTATTATCCCAAGAACCTACATTCTATCCCACTGTGATTTAACAGCTAATCTCACTTTAGCTGTTTCCAATGTCATCAAACTCGAGCAG TTGAGAGGGTGGTACCAGAAGGATGATGTTGTAGCTGAATGGAAGAAAGTGAAGAATGAAATGTGCCTACATGTTCATTGCTTTGTTAGTGGTCCTAATTCCTTCCTAGATCTCGCTGCTGAGTTTAGATATCACATTTTCTCCAAGGAAATGCCTTTG GTACTCAAAGCAATTCAATGCGGAGATTCTGAACTTTTCCACGAGCATCCAGAATTGCTGGATTCTATCGTTAGAGTATATTTCCATTCTAGCTCAAAAATATACAACAGAATGGAATGTTGGGGGCCTTTAAGGGATGCAATGGAG GGAAAACGAGGCGATCAGTTACAAGGGTTGATAAACAGAGATCGTCCTCCTGAAGAATGGAGAAGCCCAATGTCCACATTCCAAGCTCTTTTTGCTATTCTTCTTTCAAATGTATTACTGGTAACTTGGTTGATTTGTTTATATCCCGATTCTTTCCTCAGCTAG